The genomic segment ACTTGTGGACTAAGATACATCTAAAAAAAGTAATTTTTTACACGGCATTATATGCTACCAATTAATTAAAGAGTAAATTgtataaaactacaagtattgtgccatttgtaatacaaaactataagtattgtacaccaatttcacacaaaattcaattttaattgaattcattcaaaaaatagtcttatgtttctcaaaaaattctaaaactttttgtacgtgttccataatccatgtgcaacctatcacccaaaaagcatgtgtagaatttaaactaaaattctccaaaaaagctacttttataaatcctaacaattgttaaggcctcaataaaatccaaaagcctaaaaaaattactaatattttcttatatgatgaactaACTTCtcaaattatttctagccctaaaTTATATGGTGAAATAGTAAGTTtctttgtaagtatataaatagagcattataaaggaaATCACTTTTTCACCGTATAGCATAGGGATAGaaatgattttagaaattattaaatcatataataagaatattagtgaatttttccaaaattttgagattttatttgagaccctaataattgttaggagttataaaagtagccttttttagagaattttagtttaaattctatacaTGATTTTTGTGTGAATCCAATTAacataggttgcacatggattatggaacatgtaaaaaaagtctatgatttttggagaaatataagaccacttttgggtgaatccaattaaaatcgGGTTTGTGAAATTgatgcacaatacttgtagttttgtgttacaaatgatacaatatttgtagttttgtgcaattcactcttaATTAAATAACTGTTATGGAGTGCGGCCAATATTTTCCGCTCTTGTACCTTTTTGCCCATCTCACTAATATCTACTTATTAATATGAGAGCTATACTTAAACAATGTTTACGAGAACTTGTTTGGAGAGCGTAGGCTTCAGTTAAACCTGAAGTTGCTCCATGTGTCAACCATATCAAATGAActaattcttcttcttttttctcgaCCACAAAGAGGAGACGTTCCCTGGATTCGATATTTTTTAAGGTAGGAGGTATCGAACCCTAGCTAGCTTGGATCACACTAAAACCAGATTTCTCAAGGAGGTCCGGGCTACGAACAACCGGGTTCGAGCCCTGGTAGGTAGCCTCCTCAATGGAGGCTCTAGCCTCTGAGCTATCACTCAGTTCTCAAATGAACTGATTCTAACTATAACTGAAAAGCACACTTACCATGTCTATGGGTGCCATGCAAACTGTTGCTAGGATGAATATCAACAAAAATGGTCAGTATTTTGTAATGCAAGTCTGAAATTTCAAACAGCAGTTCCTTACTCATTGACAGTAACAGCACCTAGCTGTTCTTgtaaaaatgaaaataatagCACCATTACAGAACACCTAGCTGTCTGAGTAACAGCATGACCATGACATCAGCATACACTCGAGGACCGTAAGACTCCAGATGAATTATAACAGAAATTTACTTCACCGTTATCCAACAATTTTGATATATTATTAAAAGGGCACTCAATAGATAGATATTTGAACTGATGTGACTCCAACGAGTAAAGAGCAAAGAGCAGCGAGCCAAGAGTATATCATAAAGCATGCAAGCGACTGCATGATCAAGCCATAGGCATAAACTGGAGACATCTAGCACATTGATGAATCTGTTATCCAAGAATTATAGCTGTTGGAAACGTCCAACTGCAGGAATCAGCTTGAAGCATCTAAAAGTGGATCAAAGATATCTATGAACACCATCAGCACATGCAGTTGTTGTTCATCCATATTCCTCTTCTGCATTCCCTATCAGAGAGATCCTTTGATGGCGAGCAGCTCCTTGATGATGTCTCCGGTTGGCAACCGACTGGATGGCATTTCCTCAGAGCAGGACAATCCAAGTCTAAGCAGGGCAATTAGGCAATCAGTCATTTCTCTGTGTGAAAAATCACCCACATCCTGAACTTCATTCTTGAGGCTCAAAGAAAGACGCGTGTCAATGACATCCATCGATCTATTATGCAGGGCCTGATCAACGTATTCACGAAGGCTCAATCCTTCTCTGAAGGTGCTATCAGTGGGCCTCTTACCAGTTACCATTTCTAACACAAGGATTCCGTAACTGTAAATGTCTCCATTTGTTGATACCACATTTCCAGCACCATACTCTATTGCATTAAATGTTCAAAAAAACATTAGATATCTTACGATGCGCACAGTTCTTAATTTTAAGTTACAGTTGTAATATTATAGCAAAAACTACAGCTTGCATGACATTGAAGTACAAGTTTTTCCTTCTGCAAATCATATATAAGTTTCTCCATCAGCATGCTTTATTTGACAACAAAGTAAGGAACAATACATTCAAATAACACAAGTCATAAACATAGACAACAGAAAATATTAGGCTAACCTGGAGCAGCATAACCAATTGTCCCTCTAAATCCCATCGAGCTCGTTGACTGTTGGACAATTGAGCATCCTTCAACCATGATCTTGGCAAGTCCAAAGTCTCCAACATGGGCTACCATATCAACATCCAAGAGCACATTACTTGACTTAagatcacaatgtataacaGGAGCAGGGCCATCGCAATGAAGATAATCCAACGCATAAGCCACATCTAGAAGTATGGTCACTCTTTCTGATAGATTCAAGTACCTTTGCTCTGTTTGCTCATTTACGTCAGGATGTAGCCAACCTTCTAAACTCCCATTAGGCATGAAGTCATACACAATTGCTTTGAAGTCATTCCCTCTGGCATCAATGCTTGCACAAGCTGTAACTATCTTGACAAGATTCCTGTGTCGCATGTTTCGTAGTGCTTCACATTCCGCTATGAAACTCTTGAGTGCCCCAGGAGTTTGAAGCTTTAGTACCTTCACTGCAACAAGATTTGTACTTTCCCCTTCTTGACCATCTAACATTCCTTTGTACACAGACCCAAATGATCCAGAACCCAACAAATTGGCAGTTGAGAAACCATCTGTTGCTTTTACCAATTGAGCATACGAGATCAATGGGTGTCCTTGCATGAATGTTGTTGAAAGGGTTTTTGTTTTACTTCTCCTGTGCCAGGTTAGAACTATGTAGAGCGACAAAATGATGACTAGTGTTGCAACAAGAGAAATAACAATAGGTACCACcagaagtttatgttttttctttggCAATTGTGAAGAACAAGGTGGCAAATGTAGATCAGGTATGCCACCGCAAAGTTTTCCATTGCCTTGGATTGAAAGTCCAGAAGCATTTGCAAAAACACCGACAGTTGGCACTTCTCCGATAAAGCTGTTGAATGAAAGGTTTAGAGAATGGAGCGTTGTAAGGTCCCCTAAGAACTTGGGTATCTGGCCAGACAAATTGTTTCTTGAGAGGTCAAGAATTGCTAAACCTTTCAACTGACCCAAAAGTGATGGAATGTTACCACTTAAGAAATTACTTTGCAGATAGAGATTCTGCAGAACTTGACATTGACCAAGGGTGCTAGGAATTTGACCTGATAATTTGTTTGACTCTGCATGGAACTCTACAAGATTGTTTAAGTTTCCGATTTCTTGCGGTATTGATCCCTCCAAGTTATTATATGACAGATCAAAAACTGTTGAGAGTGTCTGGATGTTGAATAATTCTTTGGGTATCGAACCAGTAAAGTTATTTCCTGAAAGACCTAGTTCCAGTAGTTTTATCAGGTTTCCAATTGTGTTAGGTATCCTTCCGCTGAAGGCATTTGCGTCCAGGTACAAATAGCTTAGTTCTGTAAGATTTCCAATAGTCAATGGGATGAGACCACTTAACTTGTTGCCCAATAAAGACAAACCTTGCAAATTTGTAAGCCTACTAAAGGAAGAAGGAATGGTTCCTGTAAAAGAGTTGTCTGCGAAATCCAGAGATCGTAAGTTAAAGAGATTACCAATATCTCTAGGTATGCTTCCTGAAATTGGGTTGTGTCCAAAGGACAGTAGTTTTAGCGAAGTGGAAAGATTGGAAACTGAATCCGGAAGGACCCCCTCCAACCTGCAAAAACTTAAGCCTATAATTTGCAACTGGGAGCAATTTGTTAATGCGGTTACGAATTGCCAATCTTGGGGTTCTTTAGCTTCAAACAAAGCGTTCCTGAGCACTAAGAATTTGAGGTTTCTTAACCGACCAATCTCCGCCGGAATGATGCCACTTAAAAAAGTAGCACCAAGCTGAACTAGCCACAAATCGGAAGCATTACCTATTGAGGTGGGAATATTGCCATGAAACTGGTTGTGGTCAATCAGTACCTTCTGCAGACGAGGAAGTGTATTGAATGCATTCGGAGGTATTGTTCCACTCAGCATATTTTGCTTGACAGAAAACACTGTTAGAGAGGAGATGTTCCAAACAGAAGGGGGAATCAACCCACTTAAATTGTTGAGTCCTAAGCTGAGCTCGGATAAACTGGACAACAGGCCCAAAGATGAAGGGATATCTCCTGACAGCATGTTCTCCTCGAGGTCAAGAACCCAAAGGTTGGTGAGGTTACCCAAATCAGGTGGTATCTCACCGGAGAATCTGTTGTTGCTCAAAGACAAGTATCTGATTGATAGTAAGTCTGTAAGAGAGCGAGGGATCTCTCCTGACAAACCATTGGTATGAAGGCTCAAACTCATAAGATTCTTCAAGGTGCCGATCTCAGTTGGTATCTCACCTTGGAGCTGGTTATTGCTCAGGTCAAGCGCAGTGAGATTGAGGCATCCTGCCATGGCCACAGGAATACCTCCTTGGATAGAATTTGTGCTCAAGTTCAGCATCCGAAGCCTGCTGAGACGACCAAGCTCCGGTGGTATCTGCCCAACCAGCTGGTTGTTGCGAAGGTCCAGCTCCTCAAGGAACGACAGGTTGCCCAAGAACGGAGAGATGCATCCGGACAGGTTGAAGGAGCCCATGACCAGTGAGACCACCCTCTCAGGTTGCCGACGGCTGCAAACAACTCCTGGCCAGCTGCAGTAGTGGCTTGAAGTGTTCCATGATGCCAGCAAGCCATTGGATGGGCTTGGCAGCATGGACTTGAAGGCGAGTAGCGAAAGCTCATCGGTCGTGGCGTTGCTGCTCCCTGGAGACACCAGAGCATGGGAGCAGAAGAAATACAAGGAGAAGCAGAACATTGGTATTGCTTCCGCCATGAGGAGGCTACAAGAGCACACTTGCCTTCTCATAATGTTATTGTTTCAACAGGAAGGGAAGTCAGAGTGCATCTTTGTGTGTACCTACGCCTAAATTAGGAAGCTGTCAGTTGTGGTCATCCAGCCGCCAGAGTTTGGTCAATGTTCCTTTCCTGTGGGTGCAACCAAAACCATCATTTTTATCTACCTCTAGGACTTGTTACATGGCATGTTCCCATATTGGTATGTGGGTGGATACGGACTGCCCAGCAGTCAACCATTTGCAAAGGATGCCCACTGGGTGCTGCAATCAGCACTACAACTTTGAACAATGGgattcatttctttcttttataaaactatttggTGCGTGTCACCAGATGGTAGTCGACTATCTAAGATCTAATTCAAGTTTGATTCAGTATGTGATCTAGCCCACGGTTCgtccaaagaaaaatgaaaaaaagaaaagcctaATCAAATATCTACCTAACGCTCTGGCACCGGATCCGCCACTGCATGTCATCAATGGTTGGTATTAATTCTAGCTTCTAGAGTCCTCATCGTTAGATCGTCAATTGTCACTGAACTTAAAAAATATGCCAAGAATCGATTATTGCgaaaattatacaaatatattagtccatCCATGCTGAGCATAGTAGTTAGTCTGCCATATGGTTACCCTGAATTTCAAGAGTCGATCTCGAGCAATCCTAGTGGCTAGTTAGGTTCAGCTTAACATGATATGATTACCCTGAATTCCATGCAACCTCAAAAGCTACTTCAAGAACACCTTGCTTGAGTAGTAACACTCGGCTATCGGCACCCAAACATTATGTTGCCCAAAAGTTCGAACAGTCTAACTGTTAGAATTGTGATACTCAAATAAGAAACATTTTGTGAGCCATTCCCACGAACGAATCAGacaaactaagttgaaatgtatcTTGTTTTATATATAACGAGTAATTGATAAGGTTATCGATTTACGATTTAGcttgtcgagttttggattgtttgAGCTTAGtttaagcattttgattatagattagttggaattggagttggagaaatatgtttgcttgtctcatgatgtgcagatGACGGAtacaacttggtggtcgatgaCTGGTGATCAGAGCTAAgctggtgcttggtgccagatgatcaaggaggtcggacggagtcaaatgtgatcctagctatacataTAAAGGTCAAACAAAGTAtcaaacggaggatgaagacgacgtgttgacaaagtcaagcgaaaggaatatcggtgtaagtgacaaggcggtccaaGGGATCcgaagtgggagagacttgtgagcggtcaagatcgcaagacagagtacatgtgtcgacatcagagcacttacttaaggtgtaagcaagtgacgagtTACGCTTcgagaagcgtgcagagggtttcaagGTTGggtctcaaaatcgtgggaggattgAAGGAGTATGtagcaccatcgtgaagcttgcgtcgaggcgaagctaagtcgtgaaggcgtagggaccgttcgatggacggagtaagaaatagactaaaatactctcggtggtaggtaaaagtgtactacaagatagcgatattttggtaacaaactagaaaacttagaggtcaagtttcttagacctataaatagaaaggTAGGGTTATGGGAGAGTTTAAACTAGCCACTTAagcctcttgtgccacctatttgagagcttagtgctagggttttagataagaggaagatgagtgcttagcctatgtaataggtgaaagcttttaagagaaaaatccttataatccgcctaaaatagggctaacctccttgtgtaatgaaatttatatttttgcatatgcttgaattcccttcCTTCTAATCTCTTTATTGATTCCTTTgaaagtttgcaagtttttctttttcggtagtgattttctttttctttttgagctgcagttttttcaCCTTTATGAAGtgattcttcttgttactaggggcataaaatgcgcatacaatagtacaaatttaGGTCTCgcattcccttgcctctaagtcatcaacttggagagtttcttcattCGGTGACTATCTTCTTtggttttgagttttttttgcaTGTTGCTTGCCTTTGTGGCGATGACTCATGAATCAGTGCTCTATGGAACCTAAGGTTCATATTTCATTCACGAGAGCCATGACTCCTTCAAGTTTTGTTTCTTTCCCTTGTTTCTCTATATTTGCTTCCGCTTGTGCATTTTGAGGAGCGTTGGGTGAAAAAGAGTAGCCCATctgtttcgaaagaaatttgcaAATGCGCATATTCACTCCCCCTCTGGTCGCCGTTCTCggtcctataattggtatcagagctggtttgatcacttgttgatcttaaccggctttgtgatccttagacgacaatggagagaagtgggaaaaTTCTGTTCTTCGATGGTCGAGATTTTTCATATTGAAAGgtgtgcatggaggcttatctcctaAGCAAAGGAAGTGAAatatgggagattgtggactccaACTATGTGATTCCTATTGCTCGTTCTTCTCTGAACTAGATTGAATAATATGAGATCAACAACAAGGCTcacaatatattgttcactagtctgagtcgtaatgagtttgacagagttcaACACCCCCGTACTGCTTGCGAGATTTGgtccactcttagtgtctttcatgagggcactaaccagATCAAGGTCAGGCGTCAGAGCACGTACAACCAGGAATATCAGATGTTCGTACAGAACCCTGGAGAGTATTTGGGTgctatgtttgcttgttttgttgg from the Phragmites australis chromosome 19, lpPhrAust1.1, whole genome shotgun sequence genome contains:
- the LOC133899941 gene encoding receptor kinase-like protein Xa21 isoform X1, producing the protein MRRQVCSCSLLMAEAIPMFCFSLYFFCSHALVSPGSSNATTDELSLLAFKSMLPSPSNGLLASWNTSSHYCSWPGVVCSRRQPERVVSLVMGSFNLSGCISPFLGNLSFLEELDLRNNQLVGQIPPELGRLSRLRMLNLSTNSIQGGIPVAMAGCLNLTALDLSNNQLQGEIPTEIGTLKNLMSLSLHTNGLSGEIPRSLTDLLSIRYLSLSNNRFSGEIPPDLGNLTNLWVLDLEENMLSGDIPSSLGLLSSLSELSLGLNNLSGLIPPSVWNISSLTVFSVKQNMLSGTIPPNAFNTLPRLQKVLIDHNQFHGNIPTSIGNASDLWLVQLGATFLSGIIPAEIGRLRNLKFLVLRNALFEAKEPQDWQFVTALTNCSQLQIIGLSFCRLEGVLPDSVSNLSTSLKLLSFGHNPISGSIPRDIGNLFNLRSLDFADNSFTGTIPSSFSRLTNLQGLSLLGNKLSGLIPLTIGNLTELSYLYLDANAFSGRIPNTIGNLIKLLELGLSGNNFTGSIPKELFNIQTLSTVFDLSYNNLEGSIPQEIGNLNNLVEFHAESNKLSGQIPSTLGQCQVLQNLYLQSNFLSGNIPSLLGQLKGLAILDLSRNNLSGQIPKFLGDLTTLHSLNLSFNSFIGEVPTVGVFANASGLSIQGNGKLCGGIPDLHLPPCSSQLPKKKHKLLVVPIVISLVATLVIILSLYIVLTWHRRSKTKTLSTTFMQGHPLISYAQLVKATDGFSTANLLGSGSFGSVYKGMLDGQEGESTNLVAVKVLKLQTPGALKSFIAECEALRNMRHRNLVKIVTACASIDARGNDFKAIVYDFMPNGSLEGWLHPDVNEQTEQRYLNLSERVTILLDVAYALDYLHCDGPAPVIHCDLKSSNVLLDVDMVAHVGDFGLAKIMVEGCSIVQQSTSSMGFRGTIGYAAPEYGAGNVVSTNGDIYSYGILVLEMVTGKRPTDSTFREGLSLREYVDQALHNRSMDVIDTRLSLSLKNEVQDVGDFSHREMTDCLIALLRLGLSCSEEMPSSRLPTGDIIKELLAIKGSL
- the LOC133899941 gene encoding receptor kinase-like protein Xa21 isoform X2: MRRQVCSCSLLMAEAIPMFCFSLYFFCSHALVSPGSSNATTDELSLLAFKSMLPSPSNGLLASWNTSSHYCSWPGVVCSRRQPERVVSLVMGSFNLSGCISPFLGNLSFLEELDLRNNQLVGQIPPELGRLSRLRMLNLSTNSIQGGIPVAMAGCLNLTALDLSNNQLQGEIPTEIGTLKNLMSLSLHTNGLSGEIPRSLTDLLSIRYLSLSNNRFSGEIPPDLGNLTNLWVLDLEENMLSGDIPSSLGLLSSLSELSLGLNNLSGLIPPSVWNISSLTVFSVKQNMLSGTIPPNAFNTLPRLQKVLIDHNQFHGNIPTSIGNASDLWLVQLGATFLSGIIPAEIGRLRNLKFLVLRNALFEAKEPQDWQFVTALTNCSQLQIIGLSFCRLEGVLPDSVSNLSTSLKLLSFGHNPISGSIPRDIGNLFNLRSLDFADNSFTGTIPSSFSRLTNLQGLSLLGNKLSGLIPLTIGNLTELSYLYLDANAFSGRIPNTIGNLIKLLELGLSGNNFTGSIPKELFNIQTLSTVFDLSYNNLEGSIPQEIGNLNNLVEFHAESNKLSGQIPSTLGQCQVLQNLYLQSNFLSGNIPSLLGQLKGLAILDLSRNNLSGQIPKFLGDLTTLHSLNLSFNSFIGEVPTVGVFANASGLSIQGNGKLCGGIPDLHLPPCSSQLPKKKHKLLVVPIVISLVATLVIILSLYIVLTWHRRSKTKTLSTTFMQGHPLISYAQLVKATDGFSTANLLGSGSFGSVYKGMLDGQEGESTNLVAVKVLKLQTPGALKSFIAECEALRNMRHRNLVKIVTACASIDARGNDFKAIVYDFMPNGSLEGWLHPDVNEQTEQRYLNLSERVTILLDVAYALDYLHCDGPAPVIHCDLKSSNVLLDVDMVAHVGDFGLAKIMVEGCSIVQQSTSSMGFRGTIGYAAPEGKTCTSMSCKL